Proteins encoded in a region of the Paenibacillus wynnii genome:
- a CDS encoding glycoside hydrolase 5 family protein — MGQNELLQLSSKFFVGCNYWASHAGTAMWSDWRPEQVDLDLKRLSEAGIEVIRAFPLWPDFQPIENMYTGMGQQFGYRFGEERLPADEAGRAGMSKLMMARFQEFTEIADKYGLKIIVGLITGWMSGRLFVPPALRGKPILTDHDSIRWQIRFVKYFIKEMKSSEAIIAWDLGNECNVMGEVNSREDAFVWTAAIGDAIKASDASRPIISGMHSLSPTGIWTMQDQGELTDILTTHPYPFWTEYMDFDPLTTIRPTIHATVESLFYGQIGEKPCFAEEMGTMGPMVCSEEVGAAFARTSMLSQWAHGLDGLLWWCANDQTKLNHAPYDWVACEGELGLMTEEGRVKPVLRELGRIKNIIQELPFDKLPARSVEGVCILNSQQDHWATALGAFMLSKQAGFDIEFRYEEQTLPDASFYMLPCVTGVLGVGKQRWEQLLRKVYEGATLYLSSNDGYMLNFAEVTGLTVQNRSRRESGAVAILGGVDGATELKLPGTFKLEFRNDRAEVLAAEPDGNPVLTKASYGQGTVYFCALPVEMSMTQQPGTSYKPEEHPYWKVYEAISGELRSRRIISVDEPNVGITEHLQDEHSAIVVLINYTPEPKGLSLKVNEGWTIIETLYGGILKKEQGAYTGTLLPNDATIIKLQMS, encoded by the coding sequence ATGGGGCAGAATGAATTATTACAACTTTCGAGCAAGTTTTTCGTAGGCTGCAACTACTGGGCTTCGCATGCGGGTACGGCGATGTGGTCGGATTGGCGGCCGGAGCAGGTTGATCTGGATTTGAAAAGACTGTCTGAGGCGGGAATTGAGGTCATTCGTGCTTTTCCGCTATGGCCGGATTTTCAGCCGATTGAAAATATGTATACAGGGATGGGCCAACAGTTCGGCTATCGGTTTGGGGAAGAGAGACTTCCTGCTGATGAGGCAGGCCGTGCCGGTATGTCCAAACTGATGATGGCCCGATTTCAGGAGTTTACAGAAATTGCCGATAAGTACGGCTTGAAGATTATTGTAGGGTTAATTACCGGATGGATGAGCGGGCGCCTTTTCGTGCCTCCTGCGCTGCGCGGCAAACCCATCCTCACCGATCATGATTCCATCCGTTGGCAAATTAGGTTTGTTAAGTACTTCATTAAGGAAATGAAGTCCTCTGAAGCTATTATTGCCTGGGATTTAGGAAATGAATGCAATGTAATGGGGGAAGTGAATAGCAGAGAAGATGCATTTGTGTGGACAGCAGCAATAGGGGATGCAATTAAAGCCAGTGATGCCAGCAGACCGATAATCTCAGGCATGCATAGTCTGTCTCCAACAGGGATTTGGACGATGCAGGATCAAGGTGAACTTACAGACATTTTGACCACACATCCCTATCCATTCTGGACAGAATATATGGATTTTGATCCGCTGACGACGATTCGTCCCACCATTCATGCTACCGTTGAAAGTCTTTTTTATGGACAGATTGGTGAAAAGCCGTGTTTTGCAGAGGAAATGGGCACGATGGGACCGATGGTTTGCAGTGAAGAGGTAGGCGCAGCATTTGCAAGGACAAGCATGTTATCTCAGTGGGCACATGGACTTGATGGCTTACTTTGGTGGTGTGCAAATGATCAAACCAAGCTGAATCATGCACCCTATGACTGGGTAGCCTGTGAAGGCGAGTTGGGGCTTATGACCGAAGAAGGCCGAGTCAAACCGGTGCTTCGCGAGCTGGGAAGAATAAAGAACATTATTCAAGAGCTCCCTTTCGACAAGCTGCCGGCAAGATCTGTTGAAGGTGTGTGTATTCTTAACAGCCAGCAGGATCACTGGGCTACTGCTCTTGGTGCTTTTATGCTGTCGAAGCAAGCCGGCTTTGATATTGAATTCCGCTATGAGGAGCAAACTTTACCGGATGCGAGCTTCTATATGTTACCATGTGTAACGGGGGTTCTTGGGGTTGGTAAGCAGCGTTGGGAGCAGTTGCTCCGCAAGGTTTACGAGGGTGCAACACTGTATCTCTCTTCAAATGACGGGTACATGCTCAATTTCGCAGAGGTTACCGGACTTACGGTCCAGAATCGCAGTCGCAGAGAGAGCGGGGCAGTTGCCATTCTTGGTGGCGTTGACGGTGCTACCGAATTAAAGCTACCCGGTACATTTAAGCTAGAGTTCCGTAATGACCGCGCAGAGGTACTGGCCGCAGAGCCAGATGGAAATCCAGTGTTAACCAAAGCATCTTACGGACAAGGTACGGTCTATTTCTGTGCCCTCCCTGTTGAAATGTCGATGACACAACAACCCGGAACAAGCTATAAACCTGAGGAGCATCCTTACTGGAAAGTATATGAAGCCATCTCGGGTGAGCTTAGAAGCCGCCGGATCATCTCAGTAGATGAACCTAATGTGGGCATTACGGAGCATTTACAGGACGAGCATTCAGCAATTGTCGTGCTGATTAACTATACACCGGAACCTAAGGGATTAAGCTTAAAGGTTAATGAAGGATGGACCATAATTGAGACGTTATACGGTGGGATTCTTAAAAAAGAACAGGGCGCTTATACAGGCACTTTGCTTCCTAATGATGCAACTATTATAAAATTACAAATGAGTTAA
- a CDS encoding FAD-dependent oxidoreductase, with protein sequence MNRKVSNVDVLVLGGGAAGFAAALAARRNGCSVTLIESQNCIGGSRTATGVDTFYGFYTPGDSPRRIVGGIPWEVANRLVEVNGCFERPNTYGAGTGITYDVEKLKVIYESMLIEAGVTLLYHTYASVVEMEDGTIKGVAIANKGGLTTIYAKYYIDATGDGDIAARAGAPFELGSPEELQSLTTIFFMANVDVDKAKMTSHKALAKLMKEANQSGQYNLPREDGSWHATPNPGVIQTNMVRVTGVDATDPFALTMAEIEGRKQTQEYVRFLNNCVPGYENAFLVSTSQHIGVRETRRIRGAYTLTEEDVVQGAKFDDAIACCGAPVEDHYAGSGTRWAYVQGDGVYHIPFRSLVPQKVSNLLVAGRCLSATHGAQASARNSAQCMAMGQAVGTASALACKTNSNISELDIFQLKNLLLEQGVIL encoded by the coding sequence TTGAATAGAAAGGTTTCAAATGTGGATGTGCTCGTTCTGGGCGGTGGAGCTGCAGGTTTCGCTGCCGCACTTGCCGCCAGACGGAATGGATGTTCGGTTACGCTGATCGAATCACAGAACTGTATTGGTGGTTCAAGGACCGCTACCGGTGTGGATACCTTTTACGGTTTTTATACGCCTGGTGACTCACCGCGACGGATTGTCGGAGGTATCCCTTGGGAGGTTGCGAACCGGCTGGTGGAAGTGAACGGATGCTTCGAACGACCGAACACCTACGGAGCCGGTACCGGCATCACCTATGATGTAGAGAAACTCAAGGTTATTTATGAGTCCATGTTGATTGAAGCAGGCGTAACCCTCCTCTATCATACTTATGCCAGTGTAGTGGAGATGGAGGATGGGACGATCAAAGGTGTTGCTATAGCCAATAAAGGCGGACTCACTACCATTTACGCCAAATATTATATCGACGCCACAGGCGACGGCGATATTGCGGCGCGTGCGGGTGCTCCCTTCGAGCTTGGGAGTCCTGAAGAGCTCCAATCCTTGACAACCATCTTCTTCATGGCTAATGTCGATGTGGACAAAGCTAAAATGACAAGCCATAAGGCACTTGCAAAGCTTATGAAAGAAGCCAATCAAAGCGGTCAATACAACCTCCCCCGTGAGGATGGTTCGTGGCATGCGACTCCGAATCCGGGTGTTATTCAAACCAACATGGTTCGTGTGACAGGAGTGGATGCTACGGACCCGTTTGCCCTGACTATGGCAGAGATCGAAGGCCGGAAGCAAACCCAGGAATACGTTCGTTTCCTCAATAATTGTGTACCCGGCTACGAGAATGCATTTCTTGTCTCCACCAGTCAACATATTGGAGTAAGGGAAACACGCCGTATACGTGGTGCATATACCTTAACGGAAGAAGATGTGGTCCAAGGGGCTAAATTTGACGACGCCATTGCATGCTGCGGTGCTCCTGTTGAGGATCATTATGCAGGTAGCGGTACCCGTTGGGCTTATGTACAAGGTGACGGCGTATACCATATCCCTTTCCGCTCCCTGGTCCCTCAGAAAGTAAGCAATCTTCTTGTAGCGGGAAGATGTCTCTCCGCTACGCACGGCGCGCAAGCCTCCGCACGCAACTCCGCCCAATGTATGGCCATGGGCCAAGCGGTCGGAACTGCTTCAGCGCTTGCCTGCAAAACAAACTCCAATATAAGTGAATTGGACATCTTCCAATTGAAAAACTTGCTCCTGGAGCAAGGTGTGATTCTATAA
- a CDS encoding glucose-6-phosphate isomerase family protein — translation MLQKTALFDSLQGKLTGDHVSRSRRSLGDLSNVFLNEEERLRMNPDQHVYEVEMHDSCGEVEGGLFFGVSHVHPGKVGDEYFMTKGHFHQKRNRAEYYWGISGEGLLLLMDEARVCRVEKVFPGSLHFIAGHIAHRLVNTGSSSLVVGACWPSDAGHDYESIQKDGFSIRVMEKNGEPVFVKQ, via the coding sequence ATGCTGCAAAAAACGGCCTTATTTGATTCTCTCCAAGGCAAACTGACGGGTGATCATGTATCCCGATCTAGACGGTCCCTTGGTGATTTGTCCAATGTATTTTTAAATGAAGAAGAACGTTTAAGGATGAACCCAGATCAACATGTGTATGAGGTGGAAATGCACGATTCGTGCGGCGAGGTGGAAGGGGGGCTGTTCTTTGGGGTAAGTCATGTACATCCGGGTAAGGTAGGGGATGAATATTTTATGACTAAGGGACATTTTCACCAGAAACGGAACCGCGCCGAGTATTACTGGGGAATTTCCGGAGAAGGCCTCCTCCTACTTATGGACGAAGCCAGGGTTTGCCGGGTGGAGAAGGTGTTCCCAGGAAGCTTACATTTTATCGCGGGGCATATCGCCCATCGACTTGTAAATACAGGGTCTTCAAGTCTCGTGGTGGGAGCGTGCTGGCCTTCTGACGCGGGACATGATTATGAATCTATTCAGAAAGATGGCTTTAGCATACGGGTCATGGAAAAGAACGGAGAACCGGTTTTCGTGAAACAATAA
- a CDS encoding AraC family transcriptional regulator: MKPYFEQNKNQSGSQDIDRPYYVGLQATDQEGYHIPPHWHYHMEIIHMAYGSAEVRIGSNAYEAKQGDLILIQPCEVHTVTIPTHTPSLHYVIGFNPELLRPMPQLAFNIGYMLPYAASFTAGQKLISSELKVTEMLHSLIEEMYTEYQTKAPGFELAVTANIYRLIVWLLRQQQNTLEAETLSVEDSGILEKFHKTLIYLNENCHEEISAAEVAKLSMMSYSRFASLFKRLMNTSLTPYVMFLRIRKAEQLLLDSSKSITEIAIETGFNSSSYFIKHFKRAKGISPRQYRKNLLLPPS, encoded by the coding sequence ATGAAGCCCTATTTTGAACAAAATAAGAATCAAAGCGGCAGTCAGGATATTGACCGACCTTACTATGTAGGACTTCAAGCTACGGATCAAGAAGGGTACCATATTCCTCCCCACTGGCATTATCATATGGAGATTATACATATGGCTTATGGCAGCGCAGAGGTGAGAATAGGAAGCAATGCCTATGAAGCTAAGCAGGGAGATTTGATCCTAATTCAACCGTGTGAGGTTCATACCGTTACTATCCCGACCCATACCCCTTCACTTCATTACGTGATTGGCTTTAACCCTGAACTGCTGCGCCCCATGCCGCAGTTGGCATTCAATATTGGGTATATGCTTCCATACGCAGCATCCTTTACAGCTGGGCAGAAGTTAATCTCATCCGAATTAAAAGTTACAGAAATGCTTCATTCCCTTATTGAAGAAATGTATACCGAATATCAGACTAAGGCTCCCGGGTTCGAGTTGGCTGTCACTGCAAATATTTATAGGCTGATCGTATGGCTTCTACGTCAACAGCAGAATACACTAGAGGCTGAAACACTTTCAGTGGAAGATTCCGGGATCCTTGAGAAGTTCCATAAAACATTGATTTATCTAAATGAAAACTGTCATGAAGAGATTTCTGCAGCAGAGGTCGCCAAACTCAGTATGATGAGCTACAGCAGATTTGCAAGCCTATTCAAACGTTTGATGAATACTTCATTAACTCCATATGTAATGTTTCTCCGCATAAGAAAAGCCGAGCAACTGCTGCTCGACTCTTCAAAAAGTATAACCGAAATTGCAATAGAGACAGGTTTTAACTCCTCAAGCTACTTTATAAAGCATTTTAAACGCGCCAAAGGCATCTCACCAAGACAATATCGTAAAAACTTACTTCTTCCACCATCCTAA
- a CDS encoding ROK family protein — translation MRPSKPMSEINLNKAAIALDFGGTNIKIGLIRQGKVLNQTLLPAHSGAGIIPRLPDVQAAVMDLLEQEGLALGNCSGVGIGLPGLVDPQHLSLLSINEKYADAVGFAFGAWVEEAFGLPIVMENDARAALLGETVYGTAHGESNAVLMIFGTGIGTAALMNGKIIRGRHFQAGILGGHFVTDVNGSRCSCGGVGCLEAEASHWSLQGWLKNQQGYANSLLAIESNIGYRQVIDASQSGDMLALSAMQHLYKHWSSGIVNLVHAYDPDVVILSGGLMKAKDIVLPELVRRVHEQAWTPWGKVRFIVAENPDSSVLLGLSHLIEEGIDIDYV, via the coding sequence ATGCGACCGTCAAAGCCTATGTCAGAAATTAACCTTAACAAGGCTGCGATTGCACTGGACTTTGGGGGTACAAATATAAAGATTGGATTAATTCGACAAGGGAAAGTGTTGAACCAGACCTTACTTCCCGCCCATTCGGGAGCCGGTATAATTCCCCGACTTCCTGATGTGCAAGCTGCAGTTATGGACCTGCTTGAACAGGAGGGGCTGGCACTTGGGAATTGCTCGGGTGTCGGCATTGGACTTCCGGGATTGGTTGATCCGCAGCATCTTTCATTGCTTTCGATCAATGAAAAGTACGCGGATGCCGTTGGGTTCGCGTTTGGTGCTTGGGTGGAAGAAGCCTTTGGTCTGCCTATCGTTATGGAGAACGATGCAAGAGCCGCCCTACTAGGCGAAACCGTTTACGGAACCGCACATGGCGAAAGCAATGCGGTATTGATGATATTCGGAACCGGTATTGGCACAGCAGCCCTAATGAACGGAAAGATCATCCGCGGAAGGCATTTCCAGGCAGGCATTCTTGGGGGACACTTTGTGACGGATGTCAATGGGTCGCGTTGCAGTTGCGGCGGTGTGGGTTGTTTAGAGGCGGAGGCCAGTCACTGGTCACTTCAAGGCTGGCTTAAGAATCAGCAGGGATATGCAAACAGCCTCTTAGCCATTGAAAGTAACATCGGTTATCGCCAAGTCATTGACGCCAGTCAATCAGGAGATATGCTCGCCCTTTCGGCCATGCAGCATCTATACAAACATTGGAGTAGCGGAATTGTCAATTTGGTGCACGCATATGACCCAGATGTGGTGATTCTCAGTGGGGGACTAATGAAGGCGAAGGATATTGTATTGCCTGAACTGGTCCGGCGGGTGCATGAGCAGGCATGGACGCCATGGGGGAAAGTACGGTTTATTGTAGCGGAAAACCCAGATAGTTCGGTGCTTCTGGGACTGTCCCATTTAATAGAGGAGGGAATAGACATTGACTATGTTTGA
- a CDS encoding glucose-6-phosphate isomerase family protein, translating into MFDPGFDIQPLNNPLGFRYGGDVFGPEVECRSLEQIRSSLQNPECSGPETVYAIAMDVGKKEHKTELERRMLLFGAVTYASGRLGDEPIRSQGHVHKVSVHSGWSPPELYEIWSGRAIIYMQEKAEDDPGRCFAVVAEPGEVVVVPPNWAHATISGNPEVPLTFGAWCDREYGFEYQKVREHQGLAWYPLLNSTNELIWSQNASYDYRDLMIKRPEDYEKLGIQKGISIYRQFEQDPDRFLWVSNPQLAAVVWKHFTP; encoded by the coding sequence ATGTTTGATCCTGGTTTTGATATTCAACCGCTGAATAATCCGCTTGGTTTTCGGTATGGCGGCGATGTATTTGGACCGGAAGTAGAATGCCGTTCATTGGAGCAGATTAGAAGCAGCTTGCAAAACCCGGAATGCAGCGGGCCTGAGACTGTATACGCCATTGCTATGGACGTTGGCAAGAAAGAGCATAAAACGGAATTGGAACGCCGGATGCTTTTGTTTGGTGCTGTTACTTATGCTTCCGGCAGACTGGGCGATGAGCCCATCCGCAGCCAAGGTCATGTACACAAAGTTTCAGTGCACAGTGGATGGTCACCGCCGGAGCTTTATGAAATTTGGTCCGGACGCGCGATCATCTATATGCAAGAGAAGGCAGAAGATGATCCGGGCCGCTGCTTTGCCGTAGTCGCCGAACCCGGCGAAGTGGTTGTTGTTCCCCCGAATTGGGCACATGCTACTATCAGTGGTAATCCAGAGGTGCCATTAACGTTCGGCGCATGGTGTGACCGCGAATACGGGTTTGAGTATCAGAAGGTGCGTGAACACCAAGGGCTTGCTTGGTATCCGCTCTTGAATTCTACTAATGAACTGATCTGGTCACAGAATGCCAGCTACGACTATCGGGATCTTATGATTAAGCGACCCGAAGATTATGAGAAGCTGGGCATTCAGAAAGGCATTTCTATTTATCGGCAGTTTGAGCAGGATCCCGATCGGTTTCTATGGGTTTCCAACCCTCAGTTAGCAGCTGTAGTATGGAAGCATTTTACGCCATAA
- a CDS encoding SemiSWEET transporter: METLLSFIAATLTTVSFIPQAIKVIRTRNTKGISFGMYLILTAGQLLWSVYGIITNQMAIVIANLITFALAIIILIYTYNDLKQNRT; the protein is encoded by the coding sequence ATGGAAACTTTACTAAGCTTCATAGCCGCTACCCTAACAACCGTTTCGTTCATTCCTCAAGCGATCAAGGTCATACGAACCCGTAATACAAAGGGTATTTCTTTCGGCATGTATCTAATATTAACCGCAGGGCAGCTTTTGTGGAGTGTCTATGGAATTATCACTAATCAAATGGCTATTGTAATTGCCAATCTGATTACATTTGCCTTAGCCATTATTATTTTGATATATACGTATAATGATCTTAAACAAAACAGAACTTAA
- a CDS encoding glycoside hydrolase family 36 protein, translated as MRCKSDMEFSNYASWSNDKLILDNGIVRRVISLPSPQGKFVTTSYQPVKGEFQFFLGSNTDFQFEVSGVVYSGDNDWTFLEITSIQDDFEGDGAAVSLISSDQKLQITLKFLMYPHLPVIRKSLVVKNRSNDDITLESVDVEKFNTIDYFPSTFSWIYSDYGRRKCIGPYEGNRQDSLIVVHNPDWESGIVLGNEASGVMKRSSVFWQAPEITCGLTHKNAEFPFRMWIQPDEHFETPQVFTMVYNNEKSPDTILNTAVPDFVRKHMGIRLSEMDYKPTFVYNTWNPFLDDINEQLILELADAAAAAGIKEFIIDDGWQDVWGDWKINTTKFPRGLKPVFDYIKSLGMIPGLWVSVGSASSKSKVFQEHPDWFVKDKHGDYANLHIDDDVMDIRSACFSTEWKNHIKAILLDLVLEHGLEYLKLDFAVVTSPYRFNSEDAGCYAANHTGHRDRLESLYVNYEHMWELFDDLHKAKPNLFIDCTFETMGGLQLIDYAMLKHAEGSWLSNFEGNLGEKTDLRIRNMAWWRSPAMPATALVIGNPEMQDEGWEMHIKSIAGALPIMLGDPRKLSDTDLKTYRFYSDWLQSMENQYGVMNYRQDLPGFGEPMEGSWDGFQRINTETQSGGIIGVFRHGAIETTRTITVHYLQPLKTYAVKSMHNQIIVTLTGDELRTKGFELALNEAYSGELFEIAEIKG; from the coding sequence ATGCGTTGTAAATCAGATATGGAGTTTTCTAATTATGCTTCTTGGAGTAACGACAAATTGATCCTAGACAATGGGATCGTGAGACGGGTTATCAGCCTTCCTTCTCCGCAAGGGAAGTTTGTAACGACTTCTTACCAGCCAGTAAAAGGAGAGTTTCAGTTTTTTCTTGGCTCCAATACGGATTTCCAGTTTGAAGTGAGTGGCGTAGTCTATTCAGGAGATAATGATTGGACTTTTCTTGAGATTACTTCTATTCAGGATGATTTCGAGGGAGATGGTGCGGCAGTTAGTTTGATAAGCTCCGATCAAAAGCTTCAAATTACTTTAAAATTCCTAATGTATCCCCATTTGCCGGTTATTCGTAAAAGTCTTGTGGTAAAAAACCGATCTAATGATGATATAACGCTGGAATCAGTGGATGTTGAAAAATTCAACACTATTGACTATTTCCCTTCTACGTTCAGCTGGATTTACAGTGATTACGGGCGTCGAAAATGTATTGGACCCTATGAAGGCAACAGGCAAGACAGCCTAATTGTGGTTCACAATCCAGACTGGGAATCAGGTATCGTTCTCGGTAATGAAGCATCGGGCGTCATGAAACGAAGCTCGGTATTTTGGCAGGCCCCTGAAATAACCTGTGGATTGACCCATAAGAATGCAGAGTTCCCTTTTAGAATGTGGATTCAACCGGATGAGCATTTTGAAACACCACAGGTTTTTACCATGGTGTACAACAACGAAAAGTCCCCAGATACCATTCTGAACACGGCAGTTCCAGATTTTGTTCGGAAACATATGGGGATACGCTTGTCAGAGATGGATTATAAACCGACATTTGTCTACAACACTTGGAATCCATTCTTGGACGATATTAATGAGCAACTTATTCTAGAGCTCGCTGATGCCGCCGCTGCCGCCGGGATCAAAGAGTTTATCATTGATGATGGGTGGCAGGATGTTTGGGGGGACTGGAAAATCAATACCACTAAATTCCCGAGAGGATTGAAGCCTGTCTTTGATTATATCAAATCCTTAGGCATGATCCCCGGTTTGTGGGTAAGCGTAGGCAGCGCCTCATCAAAAAGCAAAGTGTTTCAAGAACATCCTGATTGGTTTGTAAAGGACAAGCATGGCGATTATGCAAACCTTCATATTGATGATGATGTTATGGATATACGTTCTGCCTGTTTCTCTACAGAGTGGAAAAACCATATTAAAGCTATTTTGCTTGACCTAGTCCTAGAACACGGATTGGAATATTTGAAGCTTGATTTCGCCGTGGTTACCAGCCCCTATCGATTCAATTCGGAAGACGCCGGCTGCTACGCTGCCAACCACACCGGGCATCGGGATCGACTGGAATCGTTGTATGTAAATTACGAACATATGTGGGAGCTCTTTGACGACCTTCATAAGGCCAAACCTAATTTGTTCATCGACTGTACATTCGAGACAATGGGCGGATTGCAGCTTATTGACTACGCGATGTTGAAACATGCAGAGGGTAGCTGGCTATCCAATTTTGAGGGCAATCTCGGTGAGAAAACAGACCTGCGAATTCGGAATATGGCATGGTGGCGATCTCCGGCTATGCCCGCAACTGCTTTGGTGATTGGAAATCCAGAGATGCAGGATGAAGGCTGGGAAATGCACATTAAATCCATTGCCGGAGCTTTACCTATCATGCTGGGCGACCCAAGAAAATTGTCTGATACGGATCTGAAAACATATCGGTTTTATTCGGATTGGCTCCAATCCATGGAAAACCAGTACGGTGTGATGAATTACAGACAGGATTTGCCCGGGTTTGGGGAGCCGATGGAAGGTAGCTGGGATGGTTTTCAACGAATAAATACGGAGACACAAAGCGGCGGCATCATTGGAGTATTTCGACATGGAGCAATCGAAACCACTAGAACCATTACAGTTCACTATCTACAACCGCTCAAAACCTATGCGGTTAAATCTATGCACAATCAGATTATCGTTACTCTAACAGGTGATGAATTACGAACCAAAGGATTTGAACTGGCTCTGAATGAGGCTTATTCAGGAGAACTCTTTGAAATCGCTGAAATAAAGGGATGA
- a CDS encoding DeoR/GlpR family DNA-binding transcription regulator, giving the protein MLPLERRHALINYISKKGSCSIPVLSEILNVSEMTVRRDLKQLEEEGYLQRTHGGAVSVASSRQNEPAFEEKKTSRQAIKELLAGYAVSHFVKDNGVIIMEGGTTVTAMADYLPHLYNLTVATNGLNTLASLKSIVSTSTVLGCGGILREMSNTFVGEVAERFFSQIHAQYAFFSASGFTPLQGFTDPNPLERQVKLSMAKSAQRKVMLLDSAKFGHISLLTTFAINEIDILITDSEATEESLKPLHDAGVEVHLVQQ; this is encoded by the coding sequence ATGTTACCGTTGGAACGAAGGCATGCGTTGATAAATTATATATCAAAAAAAGGCAGCTGTTCCATACCGGTGCTCAGCGAGATATTGAACGTTTCTGAAATGACTGTGCGTCGAGACTTAAAGCAGCTGGAGGAAGAAGGATATCTTCAGCGAACGCATGGGGGAGCGGTTTCAGTTGCTTCATCCAGACAGAATGAACCAGCCTTTGAAGAGAAAAAAACTTCACGGCAGGCGATCAAGGAATTACTGGCCGGTTATGCCGTTTCGCATTTTGTAAAAGACAACGGAGTAATCATTATGGAAGGAGGGACAACGGTAACCGCCATGGCGGATTACCTTCCCCATTTATATAATTTAACCGTTGCTACGAATGGATTGAATACACTAGCGTCTCTTAAAAGCATTGTTTCTACCAGCACTGTTTTGGGCTGTGGTGGTATCCTGAGAGAAATGTCGAATACGTTCGTAGGAGAAGTTGCGGAACGGTTCTTTTCCCAAATTCATGCGCAATATGCTTTTTTCTCTGCCAGTGGATTCACACCGTTACAAGGCTTCACGGACCCCAATCCCCTGGAACGACAAGTGAAGCTCTCTATGGCAAAATCCGCTCAGCGTAAAGTGATGCTGCTTGACTCTGCCAAATTTGGTCATATTTCATTACTAACGACATTTGCAATCAATGAAATTGATATCCTGATCACAGATTCTGAAGCTACTGAAGAATCCCTTAAACCGCTGCATGATGCCGGAGTCGAGGTTCATTTGGTACAACAATAG
- a CDS encoding AraC family transcriptional regulator: protein MRIIKEHIKLDATFPFKIEHSVIEPFQSETPTYHYHECIEISYVKQGRGCYVVNGKKHMMESGDVILFNSMEPHYWEVFPPENMIQPVIVFSPSLIWSGENNMFDYQYLSIFSENSTNFSNKLPRGHSGTIAIFNLLLEITEEYENKQSGYRLMLKAKLLQLISILVRSFQDESKAIEDLHIKQGQLERLNSTIEFINANYIRDLRLAEAASKACMSISYFSTFFSKTLGLSFKEYLIRLRVNHAMEMLNTTNKPITEIALESGFNNLSNYYKALKKYSSM, encoded by the coding sequence ATGCGGATCATTAAGGAACATATCAAATTGGATGCAACATTCCCTTTTAAAATTGAACATTCTGTCATAGAGCCGTTTCAGTCTGAAACGCCAACATACCATTATCATGAATGCATCGAAATTTCGTATGTAAAACAAGGCCGGGGTTGTTATGTAGTAAATGGTAAGAAACATATGATGGAATCTGGGGACGTCATTCTGTTCAACTCCATGGAGCCTCACTATTGGGAAGTGTTTCCCCCTGAAAATATGATCCAGCCTGTTATTGTTTTTTCTCCCTCGCTGATTTGGTCTGGAGAAAATAATATGTTTGATTATCAGTATCTATCCATATTCTCAGAGAATAGCACTAATTTCAGCAATAAACTCCCTCGTGGTCATTCTGGTACAATTGCAATTTTTAATTTATTGCTGGAAATAACGGAGGAGTATGAGAACAAACAGAGCGGTTACCGTCTGATGCTTAAGGCCAAGCTGCTTCAATTAATTAGTATTCTGGTCAGATCCTTTCAGGATGAGAGCAAGGCTATTGAAGATCTGCACATTAAGCAAGGTCAATTAGAGAGGTTAAACTCAACGATTGAATTTATAAACGCTAACTATATCCGCGACCTTCGCCTGGCGGAAGCTGCCTCCAAAGCATGCATGAGCATTAGTTACTTCTCCACCTTCTTCAGTAAAACGTTAGGGCTTTCTTTTAAAGAATACCTGATTCGTCTGAGAGTAAACCATGCTATGGAAATGCTGAACACAACGAATAAGCCGATCACTGAGATTGCTTTGGAAAGTGGATTCAATAACCTGTCGAATTATTACAAAGCTTTAAAAAAATATAGCTCCATGTAA